The proteins below are encoded in one region of Bifidobacterium catenulatum DSM 16992 = JCM 1194 = LMG 11043:
- a CDS encoding HAD family hydrolase, which produces MTQENVSNQGKGAIFDLDGTLLDSMGVWDQVDVDFLAKRGFEVPDDYMQKVAAMQFRQIAEYTIARFNLSDTPEELMEEWDHMARVMYSTVVEAKPHAREYLATLKASGAKLSVATSLPPMLREPAMRHVGIFDYFDEVVSVDDAGDIGKDRPDVYLLAASRLGLEPTDCTVFEDLLVGMRSAKSVGMRVWAMHDDSSDADWPAICALADGVIFDFHDAPAVL; this is translated from the coding sequence ATGACGCAGGAAAACGTGAGCAACCAAGGTAAAGGTGCCATTTTCGATCTTGACGGCACGTTGCTCGACTCCATGGGCGTGTGGGACCAGGTGGATGTCGATTTTCTAGCCAAGCGTGGATTCGAAGTGCCGGACGACTACATGCAGAAGGTCGCCGCCATGCAGTTCCGGCAGATCGCCGAATACACGATCGCACGCTTCAACCTGTCGGACACTCCTGAGGAGCTGATGGAGGAGTGGGATCATATGGCGCGCGTCATGTACTCCACGGTGGTAGAAGCCAAGCCGCACGCGCGTGAATACCTGGCAACGTTGAAGGCGAGCGGGGCGAAACTGTCCGTGGCTACATCATTGCCACCGATGCTGCGAGAGCCGGCTATGAGGCATGTCGGCATTTTCGATTATTTCGACGAGGTGGTCAGCGTCGACGACGCGGGCGATATCGGCAAGGACAGGCCGGACGTGTACCTGCTGGCCGCGTCGAGGCTCGGCCTCGAGCCGACCGACTGCACCGTATTCGAGGATCTGCTCGTCGGCATGCGCTCGGCCAAGTCCGTCGGCATGCGAGTGTGGGCCATGCATGACGATTCGTCCGATGCCGATTGGCCGGCGATTTGCGCTCTGGCGGACGGTGTCATATTCGACTTCCACGACGCGCCTGCCGTATTGTAG
- a CDS encoding GntR family transcriptional regulator, whose amino-acid sequence MKLIISSVSGEPIYEQIKNQIRSAIMSGELMAGEALPSLRKLAKELRVSVLTVTRAYNELADEGLVENVQGKGTFVMERGNELMRERAREHIMDKLREVSIEAKAANISLLDLLGMFEKAYREQS is encoded by the coding sequence TTGAAGCTGATCATCTCATCCGTGTCCGGAGAACCGATTTACGAGCAGATCAAGAACCAAATCAGGTCCGCGATCATGTCGGGTGAGCTTATGGCAGGCGAGGCGCTTCCCTCACTGCGCAAGCTCGCCAAGGAACTGCGCGTCAGCGTGCTCACCGTGACCAGAGCGTATAACGAACTGGCTGACGAGGGGCTCGTGGAGAACGTGCAGGGCAAAGGCACGTTCGTGATGGAACGAGGCAACGAACTCATGAGGGAACGTGCGCGCGAACACATCATGGACAAGCTCCGTGAAGTTTCCATCGAGGCCAAAGCCGCCAACATCAGCCTGCTTGATCTGCTTGGCATGTTCGAGAAAGCATACAGGGAACAATCATGA
- a CDS encoding pyridoxamine 5'-phosphate oxidase family protein produces MTRRNNEQTVAGRHRMMRRADREVADPQQVEAIIATCKIVSLAYTDAEGITIVPLNFGYVFDTESNHLTLYFHGSATGRKMDAVKAAGNALPVAFEMATDCEVVEGRTLCNWGEAFKSIVGNGTASIIDNLDEARQGLALLMKQQAGMEHVEFTDQQVRAVTVWKVEADYLTAKVREKPQPHMH; encoded by the coding sequence ATGACGCGGCGCAATAATGAGCAGACGGTTGCGGGAAGGCATCGCATGATGAGGCGCGCCGACCGTGAGGTGGCCGATCCGCAGCAGGTCGAGGCGATTATCGCAACATGCAAGATCGTGAGTCTTGCGTACACCGATGCGGAGGGCATCACCATCGTGCCGTTGAATTTCGGATACGTGTTCGACACGGAATCCAATCATCTCACCTTGTATTTCCATGGTTCTGCGACCGGACGTAAGATGGACGCTGTCAAGGCCGCGGGCAACGCGCTTCCTGTAGCATTCGAAATGGCGACTGACTGCGAGGTGGTCGAGGGGCGCACGCTGTGCAATTGGGGCGAGGCGTTCAAGTCGATCGTTGGCAATGGTACCGCGTCCATCATCGACAATCTTGACGAGGCGCGCCAGGGGCTCGCACTGCTGATGAAGCAGCAGGCCGGCATGGAACATGTGGAGTTCACCGATCAGCAGGTACGCGCCGTCACCGTATGGAAGGTGGAAGCGGACTACCTCACCGCCAAAGTGCGCGAAAAGCCCCAGCCGCATATGCACTGA
- the recN gene encoding DNA repair protein RecN: MLEELEIHNLGPIRSALIAPAGGMTAITGETGAGKSMLLSAIRLISGGPSDGGRVSVGANEAWAQGVFEVASSPAAVAAAHEAGFEPEDGELFLSRKVPASGRSRSMLSGRSVPRSVLGSIAAELVTIHGQADQLRIASSARQREFLDRYAGDDVALAAYGKTWNALRAMDERLERLSSQESSMRQQADYLRESIERINRIDPQPGEMAELRARRDRIENAAEIAEGVNRALSALDASQVVDDVESSSATDLIDRASQALRAIHVDGVFSELADRLDSISTDLSDVVFTLSGEVDNDLGMEDLDAINGRIHELDELVRRWGPELSDVIAWRDQAVFDLEDLDASPEKVSQLQAEREKLFGEALKAARAVSKRRIAAAKELAAKVTAELESLAMSGSKLEICVSEREHLDASGADGIDFLFTPFPGSPQMPMGKSASGGELSRLMLALELVAAEKHVVAGGSVPPMTFIFDEVDAGVGGKTAVELGARLAKLAQSAQVIVVTHLPQVASWADEQYVVAKGETDDGSIATTINQVRGEARVHEIARMLSGSESEASLEHAEELLKSSVLD, translated from the coding sequence ATGCTTGAAGAACTTGAGATTCATAATCTTGGGCCGATCCGTTCTGCGCTGATCGCGCCTGCCGGCGGTATGACGGCGATCACCGGTGAGACGGGTGCCGGCAAATCGATGCTGTTGAGTGCGATTCGGCTGATTTCCGGCGGTCCTTCTGACGGCGGCCGTGTATCGGTCGGAGCGAACGAAGCATGGGCACAGGGCGTGTTCGAGGTCGCCTCATCGCCGGCGGCGGTTGCCGCGGCGCATGAGGCGGGTTTCGAACCTGAGGATGGGGAACTATTCCTGTCTCGCAAGGTGCCTGCTTCCGGGCGTTCCCGCAGCATGCTGTCTGGTCGCAGCGTGCCTCGTTCCGTGCTTGGCTCGATCGCGGCGGAATTGGTGACGATTCACGGTCAGGCCGACCAGTTGCGTATCGCATCTTCGGCGCGGCAACGTGAGTTTTTGGACCGCTATGCCGGCGATGATGTGGCGTTGGCCGCATACGGCAAGACTTGGAACGCGCTTCGTGCCATGGATGAGCGGTTGGAACGATTGTCGAGTCAGGAATCGTCCATGCGTCAGCAGGCGGACTACCTGCGCGAGTCCATCGAACGAATCAACCGCATCGATCCGCAGCCGGGGGAGATGGCCGAGTTGCGTGCTCGCCGTGATCGCATTGAGAACGCGGCTGAGATCGCCGAAGGCGTGAACCGCGCGTTGAGCGCGTTGGATGCTTCGCAGGTTGTTGACGATGTTGAATCATCCAGCGCCACCGATTTGATTGATCGCGCGTCGCAGGCGCTTCGTGCCATTCACGTGGACGGCGTGTTTTCGGAATTGGCCGATCGACTCGATTCCATCAGCACTGATTTGTCTGATGTGGTGTTCACCTTGTCGGGCGAAGTCGACAATGATCTCGGCATGGAAGACTTGGACGCCATCAACGGGCGGATTCATGAGCTTGACGAATTGGTTCGTCGTTGGGGCCCGGAATTGTCGGACGTGATTGCGTGGCGAGATCAAGCGGTGTTCGACTTGGAGGATCTGGACGCGTCTCCAGAAAAAGTTAGTCAATTGCAGGCGGAACGTGAAAAACTGTTCGGTGAAGCGTTGAAGGCGGCGCGTGCGGTAAGCAAAAGGCGTATCGCTGCCGCGAAGGAACTTGCCGCCAAAGTCACTGCGGAACTCGAATCTCTTGCCATGAGCGGATCGAAACTAGAGATCTGTGTATCGGAACGTGAACATTTGGACGCTTCCGGCGCTGACGGCATCGATTTTTTATTCACGCCGTTCCCGGGTTCGCCGCAAATGCCGATGGGCAAAAGCGCGTCCGGCGGCGAGCTGAGCCGGCTCATGCTCGCGCTTGAACTCGTTGCGGCGGAAAAACATGTGGTGGCGGGCGGTTCCGTACCTCCCATGACGTTCATTTTCGACGAGGTCGACGCGGGCGTCGGAGGCAAAACCGCGGTGGAGCTTGGTGCGCGATTGGCGAAACTCGCTCAATCCGCGCAGGTCATTGTCGTTACCCATTTGCCACAGGTTGCGTCTTGGGCGGACGAGCAGTACGTGGTCGCCAAAGGTGAAACGGATGACGGATCAATCGCCACCACCATCAATCAAGTGCGTGGAGAGGCGCGTGTGCACGAAATCGCCCGCATGCTCTCCGGCAGTGAAAGCGAAGCGTCGCTGGAACATGCCGAGGAACTGCTCAAATCGTCCGTGCTTGATTGA
- a CDS encoding NAD kinase, which produces MFGTRHAVVVTHSRLRESGTVVEEAVEQLTQAGFEVSIIDNIEAPDFGKQPPVVSERTEIVVVLGGDGTILRAAELVHCTSVPILGVNLGHVGFLAEFESFQMSEAIRRVAEHDYSIDERMIAHVDVWLPGASEPIEDWALNDITLERADRGKMVELSIRVDDVEMSSFGCDGVIVSTPTGSTAYAFSAGGPIMWPNVKALQLVPLAAHALFARPLIIGSGSTFAIDILEDSTSDGWICCDGRRQCALPRGTRVEVRESKSTLRLARLSGVPFTNRLVTKFDLPVVGWREQARKTGEVHHGHVFPEDKEANE; this is translated from the coding sequence ATGTTCGGTACCCGTCATGCGGTGGTGGTGACGCATAGTCGTCTGAGGGAGAGTGGCACGGTGGTTGAGGAGGCTGTCGAGCAGCTGACCCAGGCCGGTTTCGAAGTGTCGATCATTGACAATATCGAGGCGCCGGATTTTGGCAAGCAGCCGCCGGTGGTTTCCGAACGCACTGAGATTGTGGTGGTGCTCGGCGGGGATGGCACCATTCTTCGAGCGGCTGAACTGGTGCACTGTACCAGTGTGCCGATTCTTGGCGTTAACTTGGGGCATGTCGGCTTTTTGGCGGAGTTTGAAAGCTTTCAGATGAGTGAGGCGATCCGCAGGGTTGCCGAGCATGATTATTCCATTGACGAACGCATGATCGCGCATGTCGATGTGTGGCTGCCGGGGGCAAGCGAGCCGATTGAGGATTGGGCGTTGAATGACATCACGTTGGAGCGTGCCGACCGTGGCAAAATGGTCGAACTGTCGATTCGTGTGGATGATGTGGAAATGAGCTCTTTCGGTTGCGATGGCGTGATCGTGTCGACTCCGACCGGTTCCACCGCATACGCGTTTTCCGCCGGAGGGCCGATCATGTGGCCGAACGTGAAAGCGTTGCAGTTGGTGCCGTTGGCCGCCCATGCCCTGTTCGCGCGCCCGTTGATTATTGGTTCCGGTTCCACATTCGCCATTGATATTCTCGAGGATTCCACGTCGGACGGTTGGATCTGCTGCGATGGCCGTCGCCAATGCGCGTTGCCGCGGGGCACTAGGGTCGAGGTGCGCGAATCGAAGAGCACATTGCGTCTGGCCCGTCTTTCCGGCGTGCCGTTCACGAACCGTTTGGTCACGAAATTCGATCTTCCTGTTGTAGGTTGGCGCGAGCAGGCGCGTAAAACCGGGGAAGTGCATCATGGGCATGTGTTTCCGGAAGATAAAGAAGCGAACGAGTAA
- a CDS encoding ABC transporter ATP-binding protein: MNDSSLPQGTRPTLALSVTGLTKHYDSGFTLDDVTFDLPSGYIMGLVGPNGAGKSTLIKLILNMTTRDAGRIEVLGLDAMADEERVKEQLGVVLDSSYFIEYMTVDAVERTSRPMYPLWDHNLFDTYLRQFGLGRNKKIKDLSRGMQMKLMLAVALSHDAKLLILDEPTSGLDVLSRDELMDILSDYVADGEHSVIFSTHITADLERCADFLTYITHGMLYYSGPKDEFEDAFRLIKGGPDELTDGLQRAMVGIRTYATGFDALVRTQDIPHIGSTDGLLTQHASIEDVIRLTNATEHTAISNTNEGDVR; encoded by the coding sequence ATGAACGATTCCTCACTCCCCCAAGGGACACGACCAACCTTGGCCTTGAGCGTAACCGGATTGACGAAGCATTATGATTCCGGCTTCACATTAGATGACGTGACCTTCGACCTGCCGTCCGGCTACATCATGGGTCTGGTCGGTCCGAACGGCGCCGGCAAATCCACGTTGATCAAACTGATCCTCAATATGACCACGCGAGACGCGGGACGAATCGAAGTGCTCGGCCTTGACGCGATGGCCGATGAGGAGCGGGTCAAAGAGCAGCTGGGCGTAGTGCTCGACAGCAGCTATTTTATCGAATACATGACGGTCGACGCGGTGGAACGGACAAGCAGACCAATGTACCCGCTGTGGGACCACAATCTGTTCGACACATACCTCAGACAGTTCGGACTCGGACGGAACAAGAAGATCAAGGACCTGTCGCGCGGCATGCAGATGAAGCTCATGCTCGCCGTGGCGTTGAGCCACGATGCGAAACTGCTGATTCTCGACGAGCCGACCAGCGGTCTGGACGTACTGTCCCGCGACGAGCTCATGGACATCCTGTCCGATTATGTTGCGGATGGCGAACACAGCGTAATCTTCTCCACGCATATCACCGCCGATTTGGAGCGTTGCGCGGATTTCCTCACGTATATCACGCACGGCATGCTGTATTACAGCGGGCCGAAAGACGAGTTCGAAGACGCGTTCCGTCTGATCAAGGGCGGGCCGGATGAGCTTACGGATGGTCTACAGCGGGCAATGGTCGGCATCCGCACATACGCAACTGGCTTCGACGCGTTGGTCCGCACGCAGGACATCCCACACATCGGCAGCACCGACGGTCTCCTGACACAGCATGCTTCGATTGAGGATGTGATCAGACTGACCAATGCCACGGAACATACGGCAATCAGTAATACCAACGAAGGAGACGTACGATGA
- a CDS encoding potassium channel family protein: MANNTRSVLVVGLGRFGSSVATTLDMMGQDVLAVDKDGELVNRWSSQIPTVQADMTDVMALEQINASDFDTAVVAIGDSVEASVITAGNLLDAGISDIWAKSVSKEHARILQRIGARHIINAETDAGKRVGHLVSGNYLDYIELEGAYNVVKIHTPAHVVGYTIEDARVHERFGITVVGIKSPGKEFEYGSKELIMHRNDELIIMGKQNQIDRFLRG; encoded by the coding sequence ATGGCTAACAACACCAGAAGCGTTCTCGTAGTTGGTTTGGGGCGTTTCGGCAGCTCTGTGGCCACCACGCTCGACATGATGGGCCAAGATGTGCTCGCCGTCGACAAGGATGGCGAACTGGTGAACCGTTGGTCTTCGCAGATTCCCACCGTGCAGGCCGACATGACCGACGTGATGGCGTTGGAGCAGATCAACGCATCCGATTTCGACACGGCCGTCGTAGCCATCGGCGACAGCGTCGAAGCTTCCGTCATTACCGCCGGCAATCTGCTCGACGCCGGCATCTCCGACATTTGGGCCAAGTCCGTGTCGAAGGAACACGCCCGCATTCTGCAGCGCATCGGCGCACGCCACATCATCAACGCGGAAACCGATGCCGGCAAGCGTGTTGGGCATCTTGTGTCCGGCAACTATCTTGACTACATCGAGCTTGAAGGCGCATACAACGTCGTCAAAATCCATACCCCCGCGCATGTGGTCGGCTACACAATCGAAGACGCCCGCGTGCATGAACGTTTCGGCATCACCGTGGTCGGCATCAAATCGCCAGGCAAGGAGTTCGAATACGGTTCGAAAGAGCTCATCATGCACCGCAACGACGAGCTCATCATCATGGGCAAGCAGAATCAGATCGACCGGTTCCTACGCGGCTGA
- a CDS encoding potassium transporter TrkG, protein MSNLVFDESSSNREASHGYAWWFSGDTFEKAMAEDRKPRKRGLTRRLVNHPGRLTIFYFLTLAVLSTTLLMTPIATPKSETTTFTTAFFTAVSAISTCGISIVNSTTHWTAFGQGVLIFAVQMGGLGVMTFASLIALAVNHHLKATQRMLTANELGTTKLGEIKGVLTVVITTAFVIEGITFVALFPGLYKVNHGNVRHTLWESLFFAVMAYNNAGFTPDGAGLHVNNWAVGLPILASAFCGTLGFPVLLNLMRSWRMRRPPKRWSLHTKLTLTTTFCIVIASFTWFLLMEWNNKLLFAGDGIEPRLWHAMVAAVMPRSSGFDLSWMPGVSDATKMFLSIVMFIGGGSTSTAGGIRVTTLAVILLTCRAAFTGRHDINAFHRRIHTQAVMTAVAVSTACLTLVTVVSMALMIITGCSLCDALFDTCSAFGLGGYSVGVASESSPTVLYILAATMFIGRLGPLTIAYAISRPHNLEAVRYPTEQIVVG, encoded by the coding sequence ATGTCAAACCTCGTCTTTGACGAGTCCTCCTCCAATCGTGAGGCCTCACATGGCTACGCATGGTGGTTCTCAGGAGATACTTTCGAGAAAGCCATGGCGGAAGACCGCAAGCCACGCAAACGAGGCCTCACGCGCCGACTCGTCAACCATCCAGGCCGTCTGACCATCTTCTACTTTCTGACGCTCGCAGTGTTGTCCACTACGTTGCTGATGACGCCCATCGCCACGCCGAAAAGCGAAACCACCACGTTCACCACCGCGTTCTTCACCGCAGTATCCGCCATTTCCACATGCGGCATCTCCATCGTCAACTCCACCACGCATTGGACCGCCTTCGGCCAAGGCGTGCTCATCTTCGCCGTACAGATGGGTGGCCTTGGCGTCATGACGTTCGCCTCCTTGATCGCATTGGCCGTGAACCACCATCTCAAGGCCACACAGCGCATGCTGACCGCCAACGAACTCGGCACTACGAAGCTCGGTGAAATCAAAGGCGTGCTCACCGTGGTCATCACCACCGCATTCGTCATCGAAGGCATCACATTCGTCGCATTGTTTCCCGGCCTCTACAAGGTCAACCACGGTAATGTGCGCCACACATTGTGGGAATCGCTGTTCTTCGCGGTCATGGCGTACAATAACGCCGGCTTCACCCCCGACGGAGCCGGACTGCATGTCAACAACTGGGCAGTCGGCCTGCCGATCCTGGCCAGTGCTTTCTGCGGAACCCTCGGCTTTCCGGTATTACTGAACCTGATGCGCTCCTGGCGCATGCGCCGTCCTCCGAAGCGCTGGAGCCTGCACACCAAGCTCACACTGACCACCACGTTCTGCATTGTAATCGCCTCGTTCACGTGGTTCCTGCTGATGGAATGGAACAACAAGCTACTGTTCGCCGGAGACGGCATCGAGCCGCGCCTCTGGCACGCCATGGTCGCGGCCGTCATGCCACGAAGCTCCGGATTTGACCTGTCGTGGATGCCAGGCGTCAGCGACGCAACCAAAATGTTCCTGTCCATCGTCATGTTCATCGGCGGCGGCAGCACCTCGACCGCAGGCGGCATCCGCGTCACCACGCTCGCAGTGATCCTGCTGACCTGTCGTGCCGCATTCACCGGACGCCACGACATCAACGCGTTCCACCGCCGCATCCACACACAGGCAGTTATGACCGCCGTGGCCGTAAGCACGGCATGTCTCACGCTGGTCACCGTGGTGTCGATGGCGCTGATGATCATCACCGGCTGCTCGCTGTGCGACGCACTGTTCGATACCTGCTCCGCGTTCGGTCTGGGCGGTTACTCAGTGGGCGTAGCCAGCGAAAGTAGCCCCACGGTGCTATACATTCTCGCCGCCACCATGTTCATCGGGCGTCTCGGACCGCTCACCATCGCCTACGCGATTTCACGTCCGCACAATCTCGAGGCCGTCCGCTACCCCACCGAGCAAATTGTGGTCGGCTGA
- a CDS encoding ABC-2 transporter permease, with the protein MNTTANADAMTAILRQISLDRNRTISYGRSYIAIFFAYVPGFTCLMAATGSTLDSVAGAAIGGAASGFLMLNITLFSYEQMNNHHWMNGIVPINRNHQILGRFAFLIACDLVAGLEVAVSIACAGIIMHEPVKVTDAIGLAAMTVLTLVLLNAIVQPFLYRFSPYRAMAAIILSIGVIVGTVIGLRKALPEFGKTVEQLAEAISRHQAIALAAFLIIDVLALAFSSKISLHIYGSKDI; encoded by the coding sequence ATGAATACGACAGCGAACGCGGACGCCATGACCGCCATCCTTAGGCAGATTTCCTTGGACCGGAACCGCACCATCAGCTACGGGCGGTCGTACATAGCCATCTTCTTCGCGTACGTTCCAGGTTTCACATGCCTGATGGCGGCCACAGGGTCCACTCTCGACAGCGTTGCGGGAGCCGCCATCGGCGGGGCGGCCTCCGGCTTCCTGATGCTTAATATCACCCTGTTCTCCTATGAACAAATGAACAACCATCATTGGATGAACGGCATCGTGCCCATCAACCGCAACCACCAGATCCTCGGACGATTCGCATTCCTTATCGCCTGCGATCTGGTGGCGGGATTGGAAGTGGCCGTCAGTATCGCCTGCGCCGGCATCATCATGCACGAGCCAGTTAAAGTAACGGATGCGATCGGCCTCGCCGCGATGACCGTGCTGACCCTCGTGCTACTCAACGCCATCGTGCAGCCGTTCCTGTACCGATTCTCCCCTTATCGTGCCATGGCCGCCATTATTCTGAGCATCGGCGTGATCGTGGGCACGGTCATCGGACTGCGCAAGGCATTGCCGGAATTCGGAAAGACCGTCGAACAGCTGGCCGAGGCGATCAGCCGGCACCAAGCCATTGCATTAGCGGCATTCTTGATCATCGACGTACTCGCCTTGGCGTTCTCCAGCAAGATATCGCTGCATATTTACGGTAGCAAGGACATCTGA